In Mycobacterium gallinarum, a single window of DNA contains:
- the hemQ gene encoding hydrogen peroxide-dependent heme synthase, with protein MAKLDYDALNSTVRYLMFSVFSVEPGELGDERAGIVDETATFLKQQEDKGVVVRGIYDIAGMRADADFMFWTHAETVEALQATYSDFRRTTTLGRASDPVWSSVALHRPAEFNKSHIPAFLAGEDPGAYVCVYPFVRSLEWYLLPDDERRKMLAEHGMAAREYKDVRANTVPAFALGDYEWILAFEAPELYRIVDLMRELRATDARRHTREETPFFTGPRVSVEELVTRLP; from the coding sequence ATGGCCAAGCTCGACTACGACGCGCTCAACTCGACTGTCCGCTACCTGATGTTCTCGGTGTTCTCTGTGGAGCCGGGCGAATTGGGCGACGAGCGCGCGGGCATCGTCGACGAGACGGCGACCTTCCTCAAACAGCAGGAAGACAAGGGTGTCGTGGTGCGTGGAATCTATGACATCGCGGGCATGCGGGCCGACGCCGATTTCATGTTCTGGACTCACGCCGAGACCGTCGAGGCGTTGCAGGCCACCTACTCGGATTTTCGCCGCACGACCACGTTGGGTCGAGCGAGCGATCCCGTGTGGAGCAGCGTCGCGTTGCATCGGCCCGCCGAATTCAACAAGAGCCACATTCCGGCATTCCTGGCCGGCGAGGATCCCGGCGCGTACGTGTGTGTCTATCCGTTCGTGCGGTCGCTGGAGTGGTACCTACTGCCCGACGACGAGCGTCGCAAGATGCTGGCCGAACACGGCATGGCCGCGCGGGAGTACAAGGACGTCCGCGCGAACACGGTGCCCGCTTTCGCGCTGGGGGACTACGAATGGATCCTGGCGTTCGAGGCGCCCGAGCTGTATCGCATCGTCGACCTGATGCGTGAATTGCGCGCGACCGACGCCCGCCGGCACACTCGCGAAGAGACCCCGTTCTTCACCGGCCCGCGGGTGAGCGTGGAAGAGTTGGTCACCAGACTCCCGTAA
- a CDS encoding NAD-dependent malic enzyme, translating into MSEAITGQAKLFDPLTTKGTAFTHAERRKYGLLGLLPTAEKTLDQQVEHSWREFSTRRPGLDQHIYLRALQDRNETLFYRLLHDHIAETMPIVYTPTVGEACQRFSEIYRRPRGLFVSYPDREHLREVLRNRPHRDPDVIVVTDGQRILGLGDQGIGGMGIPIGKLSLYILIGGIAPARTLPIVLDVGTDNVELLEDPQYLGWRHRRIDDDEYYAFIDEFVAAVRDELPDVLLQWEDFATAHAQPILERYRDQLLTFNDDIQGTAAVALGALHGAANVAGKPLSQQQIVMLGAGSAGIGVLNMVKREMVAQGLSEQEATSRIWVVDVVGLLTDDRTDLSEGQRAFAKPADIVGGWGLSGPAQLADVVHHVDVGVLLGLSTAAGAFTEEIVRELAAKTERPIIFPLSNPTSRAEAHPAELDEWTGGRALIATGSPFAPLVRDGVERPVAQCNNAYIFPAMGLAVTAAQATRVTDEMMRAAAASLGDASPALVDPSRPLLPAWSEVPDIAVRIALAVGRQAVADGVAPKRSDEELAARIDEVRWIPEYPST; encoded by the coding sequence TTGTCTGAGGCAATAACCGGACAGGCCAAGCTGTTTGACCCGTTGACCACCAAGGGCACGGCCTTCACCCACGCCGAGAGACGCAAGTACGGACTGCTGGGCTTGTTGCCTACCGCGGAGAAGACCCTCGATCAACAGGTTGAGCACAGTTGGCGCGAGTTCTCCACGCGTCGGCCGGGACTCGATCAGCACATCTATCTGCGCGCGTTGCAAGACCGCAACGAGACATTGTTCTACCGGTTGCTCCACGACCACATCGCCGAGACGATGCCGATCGTCTACACGCCGACTGTCGGCGAGGCGTGCCAGCGGTTCAGTGAGATCTACCGCCGCCCGCGTGGACTCTTCGTGAGCTATCCCGATCGCGAACACTTGCGCGAGGTCTTGCGCAATCGGCCGCATCGCGACCCCGACGTGATCGTCGTGACGGACGGTCAGCGAATTCTCGGACTGGGCGATCAGGGCATCGGCGGCATGGGTATCCCGATCGGCAAGCTGTCGCTCTACATCCTCATCGGGGGCATCGCCCCGGCGCGCACCTTGCCGATCGTGCTCGACGTCGGAACCGACAACGTCGAACTGCTGGAAGACCCCCAGTACCTCGGCTGGCGCCACCGCCGCATCGACGACGACGAGTACTACGCCTTCATCGACGAGTTCGTGGCCGCCGTACGCGACGAACTTCCGGATGTGTTGCTCCAGTGGGAAGACTTCGCGACCGCGCACGCGCAGCCGATCCTGGAGCGCTACCGCGACCAGCTGCTCACCTTCAACGACGACATACAGGGCACCGCCGCGGTCGCCCTTGGTGCGTTGCACGGCGCGGCGAACGTCGCGGGCAAACCCTTGTCTCAGCAGCAGATCGTGATGCTGGGGGCGGGTTCGGCGGGTATCGGTGTGCTCAACATGGTCAAGCGGGAGATGGTCGCGCAGGGCCTGTCCGAGCAGGAAGCGACATCGCGGATCTGGGTGGTCGACGTCGTGGGTCTGCTCACCGACGATCGAACCGATCTTTCCGAGGGGCAGCGGGCGTTCGCGAAACCGGCGGACATCGTGGGGGGCTGGGGTCTCTCGGGGCCGGCCCAGCTGGCCGACGTCGTGCACCACGTCGATGTCGGTGTGCTGCTGGGCCTTTCGACCGCCGCCGGTGCGTTCACCGAAGAGATCGTGCGCGAGCTCGCCGCCAAGACCGAGCGGCCGATCATCTTCCCCCTGTCCAATCCGACCAGCCGGGCTGAGGCACACCCGGCCGAGTTGGACGAGTGGACGGGCGGTCGGGCGTTGATCGCGACCGGTTCGCCGTTCGCGCCGTTGGTTCGTGATGGCGTCGAGCGCCCGGTGGCGCAGTGCAACAACGCATACATCTTCCCCGCGATGGGATTGGCGGTGACGGCGGCGCAGGCGACGAGGGTGACCGACGAGATGATGAGGGCGGCGGCCGCGAGCCTCGGTGACGCCTCGCCCGCCCTTGTGGATCCCAGCCGGCCGCTGTTGCCCGCGTGGTCGGAAGTTCCCGACATCGCAGTGCGCATTGCGCTCGCGGTCGGGCGACAGGCCGTCGCGGACGGCGTGGCACCGAAGCGCAGCGACGAGGAACTGGCGGCACGTATCGACGAGGTGCGCTGGATTCCCGAATACCCGTCGACATAG
- a CDS encoding IS110 family transposase, translated as MEATTMVVVGADVHKRTHTFVAVDEAGRKLAEKTVKAITAGHAEAVMWAREQFGAEVVWAIEDCRHLSARLERDLLGLGQKVVRVPPKLMAQTRASARTRGKSDPIDALAVARGFLREPDLPVASHDEVSREVKLLVDRREVLVAQRTATINRLLWRIHELDPERAPKPRSLDLAKHRRLLSDWLNFQTGIVAELARDELADITRLTQMINALAKRIGERVRVVAPVLLDMPGCGELTAAKLVGETAGVARFKSEAAFARHAGVAPVPVWSGNTRGRVRLTRSGNRQLNAALHRIAVTQIRLDGLGQTYYRHRLAEGDSTPEALRCLKRRLARVVFNHLHTDHNNRQKPCQPAAA; from the coding sequence ATGGAGGCAACCACCATGGTTGTTGTTGGAGCCGATGTACACAAGCGCACCCATACCTTCGTCGCGGTCGATGAGGCGGGTCGCAAGCTCGCCGAGAAGACCGTCAAAGCGATCACCGCCGGGCATGCCGAGGCGGTGATGTGGGCCCGTGAACAGTTCGGGGCCGAGGTCGTCTGGGCGATCGAGGACTGCCGCCATCTGTCGGCGCGCCTAGAACGAGACCTGTTGGGTTTGGGGCAGAAGGTGGTGCGGGTGCCGCCGAAGTTGATGGCCCAGACTCGGGCCTCAGCGCGCACCCGCGGCAAGTCTGATCCGATCGACGCACTGGCGGTGGCGCGGGGGTTTCTGCGTGAACCAGACCTTCCGGTCGCTTCTCATGACGAGGTGTCGCGGGAGGTGAAGCTGTTGGTGGATCGCCGCGAAGTCCTTGTGGCACAACGCACGGCGACCATCAATCGACTGTTGTGGCGGATCCATGAACTCGATCCCGAGCGTGCACCCAAACCGCGCTCGTTAGATCTGGCCAAGCACCGAAGGCTCCTGAGCGACTGGCTGAACTTCCAAACCGGGATCGTGGCCGAGCTGGCCCGCGACGAGTTGGCCGACATCACCCGACTCACCCAGATGATCAACGCGCTGGCCAAACGAATCGGCGAACGTGTCCGCGTGGTGGCCCCGGTCTTGCTGGACATGCCCGGCTGCGGGGAACTGACCGCGGCCAAACTGGTCGGTGAGACCGCCGGGGTGGCGCGATTCAAGAGCGAGGCGGCCTTCGCCCGTCATGCCGGAGTAGCGCCGGTTCCAGTGTGGTCGGGTAACACCCGCGGACGGGTCCGGCTGACCCGCTCGGGCAACCGTCAACTCAACGCGGCACTGCACCGAATCGCGGTCACCCAGATCCGCCTCGATGGACTCGGACAGACCTATTACCGGCACCGCCTCGCCGAGGGTGACTCCACGCCCGAAGCCCTGCGCTGCCTCAAACGCCGCCTGGCCCGCGTCGTTTTCAACCATCTCCACACCGACCACAACAACCGGCAAAAGCCTTGCCAACCGGCAGCGGCTTGA
- the msrB gene encoding peptide-methionine (R)-S-oxide reductase MsrB, giving the protein MTTPAPKLQLTDDEWRKKLNPEEFHVLREAGTERPFVGEYTDTKTEGVYACRACGAELFRSSEKFESHCGWPSFFDPADSDAVILRSDDSLGMHRVEVICANCHSHLGHVFEGEGYPTPTDQRYCINSISLRLVPAE; this is encoded by the coding sequence ATGACGACACCGGCCCCCAAACTGCAGCTGACCGACGACGAGTGGCGCAAGAAGCTCAACCCCGAGGAGTTTCACGTCCTACGCGAGGCCGGCACCGAGCGACCCTTCGTCGGCGAATACACCGACACCAAGACCGAAGGCGTCTACGCGTGCCGGGCGTGCGGCGCGGAACTGTTCCGCAGCAGCGAAAAGTTCGAATCCCACTGCGGCTGGCCGTCGTTCTTCGACCCGGCCGATTCCGACGCGGTGATCCTGCGCTCGGACGACAGCCTGGGCATGCACCGCGTCGAGGTGATCTGCGCCAACTGCCACAGCCACCTCGGCCACGTCTTCGAAGGTGAGGGTTACCCGACGCCGACCGACCAGCGCTACTGCATCAACTCGATCTCCCTGCGGCTGGTGCCCGCCGAATAG
- a CDS encoding protoporphyrinogen oxidase: MSMSYCVVGGGISGLVAAYRLRVAAGPDASITLFDPADRLGGVLRTERIGGQLMDVGAEAFVARRPEVPALLAELGLSARQIGTTGARPLIYSQGRLHPLPTGTLQGIPAHPGALAGLVDDATLAQIRDERARPLRWRPGADPSVAELVGDRFGDQVVARSVDPLLAGVYAGSSATIGVRSALPALTAALDRGARSLTDAVRDALAASGPSVATGSVFGAIEGGYAVLVDELVRRAGVHWLQVTIERVDRSPRGWEIVDDEGVRHHADAAVLAVPAPRLARLAEGVAPRTAAAARRIGVASSALVALALPGGTPVPQQSGVLVAGGERLRAKAITLSTQKWGRRGNVELVRLSYGRFGDDLARSAGDEELLAWAGQDLATVFGVTTDPEDCHVQRWIDAMPQYGPGHGALIAELRAGLPPTLAVAGAYLDGIGVPACVGAATKAAASLVTVARATNKA, from the coding sequence GTGAGCATGTCGTATTGCGTTGTCGGCGGCGGTATCTCAGGTCTTGTCGCCGCTTACCGGCTGCGAGTGGCGGCGGGCCCTGACGCGTCGATAACGCTGTTCGACCCGGCCGACCGACTCGGCGGCGTGCTACGTACCGAGCGGATCGGCGGCCAGCTGATGGACGTCGGCGCGGAGGCGTTCGTCGCCCGCCGTCCCGAGGTGCCGGCACTGCTGGCCGAGCTGGGTCTGAGCGCAAGACAGATCGGCACCACGGGGGCGCGGCCGCTGATCTACAGCCAGGGACGTCTGCATCCCTTGCCGACCGGCACGCTGCAGGGCATTCCGGCGCATCCGGGCGCGCTGGCCGGGCTCGTGGACGACGCGACGCTGGCCCAAATTCGCGACGAACGAGCACGGCCGCTGCGCTGGCGTCCCGGCGCCGACCCCTCGGTCGCCGAGTTGGTCGGGGACCGCTTCGGGGACCAGGTGGTGGCCCGCTCGGTAGATCCCCTGCTGGCAGGTGTGTACGCGGGGTCGTCGGCCACCATCGGCGTCCGTTCGGCCCTGCCGGCGCTGACGGCGGCGCTGGACCGCGGAGCGCGCAGTCTGACGGACGCGGTGCGTGACGCGCTGGCGGCGTCGGGTCCGTCGGTGGCGACGGGCTCGGTGTTCGGGGCGATCGAGGGCGGCTACGCGGTGCTGGTCGACGAGCTCGTCCGGCGCGCGGGTGTCCACTGGCTTCAGGTCACCATCGAGCGGGTCGACCGATCGCCGCGCGGCTGGGAAATCGTCGACGACGAGGGCGTGCGCCACCACGCCGACGCGGCGGTGTTGGCCGTACCCGCACCGCGGCTCGCCCGCCTTGCCGAGGGCGTCGCTCCGCGCACCGCCGCGGCGGCACGACGTATCGGGGTGGCGTCGAGTGCGCTGGTGGCGTTGGCACTGCCTGGTGGCACGCCGGTGCCGCAACAGTCCGGGGTGTTGGTGGCCGGGGGAGAACGGTTGCGCGCCAAGGCGATAACCCTGTCGACGCAGAAGTGGGGCCGGCGCGGCAACGTCGAGCTGGTGCGTTTGTCGTACGGCAGGTTCGGCGACGATCTGGCCCGAAGCGCGGGTGACGAAGAGCTGCTGGCGTGGGCGGGGCAGGATCTGGCCACGGTGTTCGGGGTGACTACGGATCCCGAGGACTGTCACGTCCAGCGGTGGATCGACGCGATGCCGCAGTACGGGCCCGGGCACGGCGCACTGATCGCCGAGCTGCGGGCCGGCCTCCCGCCGACCTTGGCCGTCGCGGGCGCTTATCTGGACGGCATCGGCGTGCCTGCGTGTGTGGGCGCGGCAACCAAGGCGGCTGCGTCGCTGGTCACCGTCGCAAGAGCGACGAATAAAGCCTGA
- a CDS encoding DUF3000 domain-containing protein translates to MTTAAEPAQFREAVAAMNATTVRAEIELGPIRPPQRLAPYSYALGAEVRHPETAIVPERSEGDAFGRLILLHDPEGAEAWDGTMRLVAYIQADLDSSEAVDPLLPEVAWSWLVDALESRAEHVTALGGTVTATTSVRYGDISGPPRAHQLELRASWTATTLELGPHVEAFCEVLEHAAGLPPSGVTDLSSRTRA, encoded by the coding sequence GTGACCACCGCCGCCGAACCGGCTCAATTTCGCGAAGCGGTGGCGGCGATGAATGCCACCACCGTCCGCGCGGAGATCGAGCTCGGCCCGATTCGCCCGCCTCAGCGGCTGGCGCCGTACAGCTATGCGCTGGGCGCGGAGGTCCGCCATCCCGAGACGGCCATCGTTCCGGAGCGCTCCGAGGGCGACGCGTTCGGACGGTTGATCCTGCTGCACGACCCTGAGGGCGCCGAAGCGTGGGATGGCACGATGCGTCTCGTGGCGTATATCCAGGCGGACCTGGACTCCAGTGAAGCCGTCGACCCGCTGCTGCCCGAAGTGGCGTGGAGCTGGCTCGTCGACGCCCTGGAATCGCGGGCCGAACACGTCACCGCACTGGGCGGCACCGTCACCGCGACGACGTCGGTGCGCTACGGCGACATCTCCGGTCCCCCGCGCGCCCACCAGCTGGAACTGCGGGCGTCGTGGACGGCGACCACCCTGGAGTTGGGACCACATGTCGAAGCGTTCTGCGAGGTGCTCGAGCACGCCGCCGGCCTGCCGCCGTCAGGTGTCACCGACTTGAGCTCCCGCACGCGCGCCTGA
- the hemE gene encoding uroporphyrinogen decarboxylase yields MTTRRDLPDSPYLAAASGRKPSRVPVWFMRQAGRSLPEYRALRAKNTMMQACFDADLITEITLQPIRRHGVDAAILFSDIVVPLRAAGIELDIVPDVGPVIEHPVRSIGDVNAIKPLEPEQVAPVADAITQLTAELGDVPLIGFAGAPFTLASYLVEGGPSRNHEHTKAMMLGESDTWHALMTALTDVTIAFLQTQVSAGVDAIQLFDSWAGTLSLADYRTYVLPHSSRVFSTLADAGVPMTHFGVGTAELLGAMGEAGATVVGVDWRTSLADAATRVPPNTALQGNLDPVVLLAGWPVVERAARAVVEDARRAIDAGATGHIFNLGHGVLPPTDPGVITELVSLVHSL; encoded by the coding sequence ATGACTACCCGCCGCGACCTGCCCGACTCGCCCTATCTCGCCGCCGCTTCAGGCCGCAAGCCGAGCCGCGTGCCGGTGTGGTTCATGCGGCAGGCCGGACGTTCGCTGCCCGAGTACCGGGCGCTGCGGGCGAAGAACACGATGATGCAGGCCTGCTTCGACGCAGACCTGATCACCGAGATCACCCTGCAGCCGATTCGCAGGCACGGCGTGGACGCGGCGATCCTGTTCTCCGACATCGTCGTGCCGCTGCGGGCCGCGGGCATCGAGCTCGACATCGTGCCCGACGTCGGACCGGTGATCGAGCACCCGGTGCGCTCCATCGGCGACGTCAACGCGATCAAACCGCTTGAACCGGAGCAGGTTGCACCCGTGGCCGACGCCATCACGCAGCTGACCGCCGAGCTCGGTGACGTCCCGCTCATCGGCTTCGCGGGAGCGCCGTTCACGCTGGCGTCCTATCTCGTCGAGGGTGGCCCGAGCCGTAACCACGAGCACACCAAGGCGATGATGCTCGGCGAATCCGATACCTGGCACGCGCTGATGACGGCGCTGACCGACGTGACCATCGCCTTCCTGCAGACGCAGGTCAGCGCCGGTGTGGATGCCATCCAGCTGTTCGATTCGTGGGCCGGGACGCTCTCGCTGGCCGACTACCGCACCTACGTGCTGCCGCACAGCTCACGGGTGTTCTCGACCCTCGCGGACGCCGGTGTGCCGATGACCCACTTCGGGGTGGGCACCGCCGAACTGCTCGGCGCGATGGGAGAGGCCGGAGCCACCGTCGTCGGCGTCGACTGGCGTACCTCGCTGGCCGACGCCGCGACACGCGTTCCGCCCAATACGGCGCTGCAGGGAAACCTTGATCCGGTCGTGCTGCTGGCGGGCTGGCCCGTCGTCGAACGGGCGGCGCGAGCCGTCGTCGAGGACGCCCGTCGCGCGATCGACGCCGGAGCCACCGGCCACATCTTCAATCTCGGCCACGGCGTGCTGCCGCCCACCGACCCCGGTGTGATCACAGAACTGGTCTCGTTGGTGCATTCGCTGTGA
- a CDS encoding HRDC domain-containing protein has translation MADPQEAGPETGSEDEPEATPLLAPRDGVPALSVSARDIEKAAELLASGEGPFAVDAERASGFRYSNRAYLIQIRRAGAGTVLIDPVNHGGDPVATLAPVAKVLATDEWVLHAADQDLPCLAEIGMRPTKLYDTELGGRLAGYDKVNLATMVQKLLGLQLTKGHGAADWSQRPLPDEWLNYAALDVEVLLDLRHAIAAVLQEQHKSDWAAEEFEYLRTIEAMPTRRDRWRRTSGIHKIRDARALAAVRELWTTRDHIAQRRDIAPGRILPDAAIVNAATADPDTVEKLTALPVFGGSRQRRMAHVWLEALARARTTDDPPTSQEPSTGPPPASRWARRKPEAAVRLEAARSGITELSQRISVPTENVITPEIVRRLCWDWQPLPSREATEAAIDGFLREAGARRWQRELVDPVLADALYPDPATSDGEATS, from the coding sequence ATGGCCGACCCCCAAGAGGCCGGCCCCGAGACGGGCTCGGAGGATGAGCCGGAAGCCACACCGCTGCTGGCGCCGCGCGACGGCGTCCCCGCCCTGTCCGTCAGCGCACGCGATATCGAAAAAGCCGCTGAGCTCTTGGCATCCGGCGAAGGGCCTTTCGCTGTCGACGCCGAACGCGCCTCAGGCTTTCGCTACTCGAATCGCGCCTACCTGATCCAGATTCGTCGGGCCGGTGCGGGCACGGTGCTGATCGACCCCGTCAACCACGGCGGTGATCCCGTCGCCACGCTGGCTCCGGTCGCGAAGGTGCTGGCCACCGATGAGTGGGTGCTGCACGCGGCTGATCAGGACCTGCCCTGTCTTGCCGAGATCGGTATGCGGCCGACGAAGCTCTACGACACCGAACTCGGAGGCCGCCTCGCCGGCTACGACAAGGTGAACCTCGCCACGATGGTGCAGAAGCTCCTCGGCCTGCAGTTGACGAAGGGCCACGGCGCTGCGGACTGGTCGCAGCGGCCGCTGCCGGACGAATGGTTGAACTACGCGGCGCTCGACGTCGAAGTGCTGCTCGACCTGCGCCACGCGATCGCCGCTGTTCTCCAGGAGCAGCACAAATCCGACTGGGCCGCAGAGGAGTTCGAATATCTGCGGACGATCGAGGCCATGCCGACGCGCCGGGACCGCTGGCGGCGCACGTCGGGCATCCACAAGATCCGTGACGCACGCGCGCTGGCGGCGGTCCGCGAGCTGTGGACGACGCGCGATCACATCGCGCAGCGCCGTGACATTGCGCCGGGACGCATCCTGCCCGACGCGGCGATCGTCAATGCCGCCACCGCCGACCCGGATACGGTCGAAAAGCTCACCGCACTTCCGGTTTTCGGGGGCTCACGGCAACGACGAATGGCTCATGTTTGGCTGGAGGCGCTCGCGCGTGCACGAACCACCGACGACCCACCGACGTCGCAGGAACCGTCCACCGGTCCCCCACCTGCATCACGATGGGCGCGCCGCAAGCCCGAAGCCGCAGTCCGGTTGGAGGCGGCACGGTCTGGCATCACCGAACTGTCCCAGCGCATTTCGGTGCCCACCGAAAACGTCATCACCCCGGAGATCGTGCGGCGGTTGTGCTGGGATTGGCAGCCGTTGCCGTCACGGGAGGCGACCGAGGCGGCGATCGACGGTTTCCTGCGCGAGGCTGGGGCACGGCGGTGGCAGCGCGAGCTCGTCGACCCCGTGCTCGCGGACGCGCTGTACCCCGACCCCGCCACATCTGACGGCGAGGCGACTAGCTGA